One genomic window of Hydra vulgaris chromosome 03, alternate assembly HydraT2T_AEP includes the following:
- the LOC136078770 gene encoding uncharacterized protein LOC136078770 gives MRTLFIYFIFSQKFRLGKKFIAQKCSLTREHFCAINFYDFRRGLSQQEYVNQLNLTFDDEAPSEATVYCWYSEFNCGRSSLSDEFREGRPKSTVVPENIDTVHEMIKQDRHVTYCEIEASLSISFTSIYAILHEHLAVRKLCSRWIPHNLTIDQKRLVLIGAKK, from the coding sequence ATGCGGAcgctatttatttattttatatttagtcaAAAGTTTCGCCtcggcaaaaaatttattgcacaAAAATGTTCACTGACTCGTGAACATTTTTGTGCGATAAATTTTTACGACTTTCGACGTGGATTATCACAACAAGAGTACGTCAATCAACTTAATTTGACTTTTGACGATGAAGCTCCATCAGAAGCAACTGTGTATTGTTGGTATAGTGAATTCAACTGTGGTCGTAGTTCGCTGTCCGACGAGTTTCGTGAAGGTCGTCCAAAATCTACTGTAGTGCCAGAAAACATCGATACTGTGCACGAAATGATTAAACAAGATCGTCATGTAACCTATTGTGAGATTGAGGCATCCCTAAGCATAAGTTTCACCAGCATATATGCAATTTTACATGAACACTTAGCTGTGCGAAAGTTGTGTTCGCGTTGGATCCCACATAATTTGACAATCGATCAAAAAAGGCTCGTGTTGATTGGTGCAAAGAAATGA